In Pseudomonadota bacterium, the following proteins share a genomic window:
- a CDS encoding 2,3-diphosphoglycerate-dependent phosphoglycerate mutase: MAATLVLIRHGQSAWNAQNRFTGWVDVPLTEAGWKEAEMAGHKLANYRFDAAFTSHLQRAICTLQVVLRENQSGNTPIFIPADNTVPRESYQPRDGEFPVHMHITALAERHYGDLQGLNKDEVKSKHGEEQFKKWRRGFDTPPPNGESLKDTCERVRPYFESHIRPRLNDNQTLLISAHGNSLRALTKDLEGISDEEIVGLEIPTGVPIVYTLDATDSGITIKNKEVFPHD; the protein is encoded by the coding sequence ATGGCTGCAACACTGGTTCTTATCCGCCATGGCCAGTCGGCATGGAACGCACAAAACCGCTTCACCGGATGGGTGGATGTTCCCCTGACGGAAGCCGGTTGGAAAGAAGCGGAAATGGCCGGCCACAAACTGGCCAATTATCGTTTTGACGCGGCATTTACCTCTCACTTGCAGCGGGCCATCTGCACGCTACAGGTCGTGCTCCGGGAGAACCAGTCCGGGAATACTCCCATCTTCATCCCGGCCGACAACACCGTACCGCGAGAGAGCTACCAACCGCGCGATGGTGAGTTCCCGGTTCACATGCACATCACCGCGCTGGCAGAACGCCACTACGGCGACCTGCAGGGGCTAAACAAAGACGAGGTGAAAAGCAAACACGGAGAGGAGCAGTTCAAAAAATGGCGACGGGGCTTCGACACACCACCGCCGAACGGCGAAAGTCTCAAAGACACCTGCGAGCGGGTTCGCCCTTATTTTGAATCCCACATCCGGCCACGCCTGAACGACAATCAAACCTTACTGATCTCAGCTCACGGCAATTCGTTACGGGCTCTGACTAAAGACTTGGAAGGCATTTCCGACGAAGAAATAGTGGGCCTGGAAATTCCCACGGGTGTCCCGATCGTCTACACGCTCGATGCGACCGACAGCGGGATCACAATCAAAAACAAGGAAGTATTCCCGCACGATTGA
- a CDS encoding arsenate reductase ArsC, protein MNLPVHVLILCTGNSARSILSEAILNHIGSGRFLAMSAGSHPTGKVNPLALSVLEEQDMETAGFRSKSWDEFTGENAPPIDLVITVCDNAAGETCPVWSGQPIKIHWGLPDPAAVEGDHSQRLAAFRETFDTLTRRMERMTALPIETLSPSALKDALEAIAEGELPA, encoded by the coding sequence ATGAACCTACCCGTTCACGTCTTGATTCTGTGTACCGGCAATTCGGCCCGCAGCATCCTCTCAGAAGCCATTCTTAACCACATCGGGAGCGGTCGTTTTCTGGCCATGAGCGCCGGCAGTCACCCCACCGGCAAAGTGAACCCCTTGGCATTGTCCGTCCTGGAAGAACAAGACATGGAAACGGCGGGTTTTCGAAGCAAATCCTGGGATGAATTCACCGGAGAAAACGCGCCCCCGATCGATCTCGTCATCACCGTGTGCGACAACGCCGCGGGCGAGACATGCCCGGTTTGGAGCGGGCAACCGATCAAAATCCACTGGGGTCTTCCGGACCCGGCCGCTGTCGAAGGCGACCATTCGCAGCGTTTGGCGGCCTTTCGGGAAACCTTTGACACACTCACCCGGCGCATGGAGCGTATGACGGCATTGCCCATCGAAACACTCTCTCCATCCGCGCTCAAAGACGCGCTGGAAGCCATCGCCGAGGGAGAACTCCCCGCATGA
- the arsB gene encoding ACR3 family arsenite efflux transporter encodes MKPVTSADQGASCPTKPALGRFEQYLSVWVALAIAVGTFLGSQFPGLFRMLSSVEIAQVNICVAVLIWAMIYPMMVKVDLRSLRHVGDKPKGLVVTLVVNWLIKPFTMAALGVLFFEYLFAGWVSPEDADQYIAGMILLGVAPCTAMVFVWSQLTKGDASYTLVQVAVNDLIMVFAFAPIAALLLGVTDVFVPWQTLIWSVILYVVLPLVAGSLTRSALLRRGGESRLENFNQRIKPITIVALVAMVGLLFGFQGHRLLTQPVVIVLIAIPLVLQTFGIFALAYAWSRYWRLPASIAAPAALIGTSNFFELAVAVAISLYGLNSGAALATVVGVLVEVPVMLALVRIVNQTRRWFPAETRTAA; translated from the coding sequence ATGAAGCCGGTCACCTCCGCCGATCAGGGGGCATCCTGCCCCACCAAACCGGCCTTGGGCCGATTCGAGCAGTATTTGTCAGTATGGGTGGCGCTCGCCATCGCGGTCGGCACCTTTCTGGGAAGCCAGTTCCCAGGGCTATTTCGGATGCTCAGCAGCGTCGAAATCGCCCAAGTGAATATCTGTGTGGCCGTGCTGATCTGGGCGATGATTTATCCCATGATGGTCAAAGTCGACCTGCGATCGCTTCGGCATGTCGGAGATAAACCCAAGGGTCTGGTGGTCACGCTGGTGGTCAACTGGCTGATCAAGCCGTTCACCATGGCCGCACTTGGCGTCCTGTTTTTTGAATATCTCTTTGCGGGTTGGGTCAGCCCCGAAGATGCCGATCAGTACATCGCCGGCATGATACTTCTGGGGGTCGCACCGTGTACCGCCATGGTGTTCGTATGGAGCCAGCTGACAAAAGGCGACGCCTCCTACACCTTGGTCCAAGTGGCGGTGAATGATCTCATTATGGTGTTCGCATTCGCGCCCATCGCGGCGTTATTACTCGGCGTCACCGACGTTTTCGTACCTTGGCAAACCCTAATCTGGTCCGTCATTCTCTACGTCGTGCTGCCTTTGGTTGCGGGATCCCTCACCCGCAGCGCCTTACTCAGACGCGGCGGCGAAAGTCGCCTGGAGAACTTTAACCAGCGAATAAAACCGATCACCATCGTTGCCTTGGTGGCCATGGTTGGCCTGCTGTTCGGCTTCCAAGGGCATCGGCTGCTGACCCAACCCGTGGTGATCGTTTTGATCGCCATCCCGCTGGTTCTGCAAACCTTTGGCATATTCGCCTTAGCCTACGCCTGGAGCCGATACTGGCGTCTGCCGGCCAGTATCGCCGCGCCCGCGGCATTGATCGGCACATCCAACTTTTTCGAGTTGGCGGTCGCCGTTGCCATCAGCCTGTATGGTTTGAATTCCGGCGCGGCGCTCGCCACGGTGGTGGGTGTGCTGGTGGAAGTACCGGTGATGCTGGCGTTGGTGCGTATCGTCAACCAAACGCGCCGTTGGTTTCCGGCCGAGACACGCACTGCGGCCTAG
- a CDS encoding Lrp/AsnC family transcriptional regulator, whose translation MHAYDQALMARLTLGIPSTDRPFAVLGDDLGMSEDEIAFRVERLLQQGGISRFGPLYESARVDEVRTLAAMWVPESELEEIAEQLAQYQAVVRCCSGDREYNLWFVLTAEKPAHITEAIREIERVTGYPVTDLTEHDQYIVPLALPI comes from the coding sequence ATGCATGCTTATGATCAGGCGCTCATGGCGCGACTCACCCTCGGCATTCCTTCCACGGACCGACCTTTTGCTGTGCTTGGCGACGATCTGGGCATGTCGGAAGACGAAATCGCCTTTCGGGTCGAACGCTTGTTGCAGCAAGGTGGTATCAGCCGTTTCGGACCGTTGTATGAGTCTGCTCGTGTCGACGAGGTCAGGACTTTGGCGGCCATGTGGGTGCCGGAGTCGGAATTAGAAGAAATTGCGGAGCAACTCGCTCAATACCAGGCCGTCGTCCGCTGCTGTTCAGGTGATCGCGAATATAATCTTTGGTTTGTGCTGACTGCGGAGAAGCCTGCACACATCACCGAGGCAATTCGGGAGATCGAGCGGGTTACGGGCTATCCCGTCACCGACTTAACGGAACATGATCAGTACATCGTGCCCTTGGCGTTACCCATCTGA